A stretch of the Bombyx mori chromosome 12, ASM3026992v2 genome encodes the following:
- the LOC101736661 gene encoding neuroendocrine protein 7B2, translating into MGRYAMLLLAINTVAAMGFIPHGSIGAKDHLITETLLREVVERMGKDFNDAASSYLEFPASDRHLALMAHASKDLENEQLDYDSLIDGNPSPSLRDQEYLQHSSLWGHQYVTGGAGEGEQRLRPSGVVPNRQMVKTDAVLPAYCNPPNPCPVGYTEDQGCISEFENTAAFSREYQLSQRCMCDGEHMFSCPSDSTSDIDLRFPEHHKNLVAKKYKPDMENPYLMGERLPIAAKKGFDVSMY; encoded by the exons ATGGGCCGGTACGCCATGCTACTTTTGGCGATAAACACCGTCGCAGCCATGGGCTTTATCCCCCATGGTTCTATTGGGGCAAAG GATCATTTAATAACGGAAACTTTGCTTCGTGAAGTAGTCGAGCGTATGGGCAAAGACTTCAACGACGCGGCGTCCAGCTACCTAGAGTTCCCGGCCAGCGACCGCCATCTCGCCCTGATGGCGCACGCGAGCAAGGACCTGGAGAACGAGCAGCTAGACTACGACTCGTTGATCGACGGGAACCCCAGCCCCAGCCTGCGCGACCAAGAGTACTTGCAGCACAG TTCGTTGTGGGGCCATCAGTACGTAACAGGCGGTGCTGGCGAGGGTGAGCAGCGTCTCCGACCATCGGGCGTGGTCCCTAACCGACAAATGGTGAAAACTGACGCTGTTCTGCCCGCGTATTGTAACCCGCCCAATCCATGCCCCGTCGGATACACAG AAGACCAGGGATGCATTAGCGAGTTCGAGAACACGGCCGCCTTCAGCCGCGAGTACCAGCTGTCTCAGCGCTGCATGTGCGATGGAGAGCATATGTTCAGCTGCCCATCCGACTCAACTTCAGATATTGACTTGCGTTTCCCCGAGCATCACAAGAACCTCGTCGCCAAGAAGTACAAGCCTGAC ATGGAAAACCCTTACTTAATGGGCGAACGCTTGCCGATTGCAGCCAAAAAGGGTTTCGATGTTAGCATGTACTAG